A DNA window from Pseudomonas sp. GD03919 contains the following coding sequences:
- the ptsP gene encoding phosphoenolpyruvate--protein phosphotransferase, protein MLELDASQIQMGRVAANKGEALAMLGDALTRAGLANPAYLEGLQAREAQGSTFLGQGIAIPHGTPQTRDQVLRTGVSLIQFPDGVDWGNGQQVYLAIAIAAQSDEHLHLLQLLTRALGEGDLSQALREAREPAQILELLQGAPQALALDGQLVALGQPAEDFDELLWQGARLLRQAGCARSGFALGLARGEPLPLGDGLWWLHSEASVERPGLAFVTPAQPLTFRGEALRGLFCLASQGEAHRQALERLCDVLIGGRAAAFSEASDSRQVIEALGGEVPPDWPSLSVPLLNAHGLHARPAKVLSELAQGFAGDIRVRLLGDAGAGVSAKSLSRLLALGARRGQMLEFSAEPAIAERALAAIRAALESGLGETVEPLSEALPEMAAQLQTLEAVAPVAGSRLLAVGASPGIAIGPALVRTPPVFDFTEQGLGVEQERARLASALAEVAAQIQRLVDGAGMASIREIFSAHLAMLADPALREDVDARLAKGASAEAAWQGEIETAATRQEALHDPLLAERAADLRDIGNRVLAHLCGVELPSEPNEPYILVMAEVVPSDVASLDRQRVAGILTARGGATAHSAIIARALGIPAVVGAGDGVLALAQGTPLLLDGDSGLLRIAPDVAERDQALRERETAQQRREQAHAARFEAAQTRDGVRVEVAANIGASGETAEAVELGAEAVGLLRTELVFMEHAQAPDQAAQEREYRRVLDALDGRPLVVRTLDVGGDKPLPYWPMPAEENPFLGVRGIRLSLQRPAILETQLRALLASADGRPLRIMFPMVGAVEEWRAARDMVQRLREEIAVSDLQVGIMIEVPSAALLAPVLAREVDFFSIGTNDLTQYCLAIDRGHPQLSAQADGLHPAVLRLIEMTVTAAHAQGKWVGVCGELASDRLAVPLLVGLGVDELSVTPRSMALVKARVRELDSRQARTLADRALTLDSASAVRALVAEMH, encoded by the coding sequence ATGCTCGAACTCGATGCCAGCCAAATCCAGATGGGCCGGGTTGCGGCGAACAAGGGCGAAGCCCTGGCCATGCTCGGTGATGCGCTGACCCGTGCCGGCCTGGCCAATCCGGCTTACCTCGAGGGCCTGCAGGCGCGTGAAGCCCAGGGCTCGACCTTTCTCGGCCAGGGCATCGCCATTCCCCATGGCACGCCGCAGACCCGCGATCAGGTGCTGCGCACTGGCGTCAGCCTGATCCAGTTCCCCGATGGGGTGGACTGGGGCAATGGCCAGCAGGTGTACCTGGCCATCGCCATCGCCGCGCAATCCGACGAACACCTGCATCTGCTGCAACTGCTGACCCGCGCACTGGGCGAGGGCGACCTGAGCCAGGCGCTGCGTGAGGCCCGCGAGCCGGCGCAGATTCTCGAACTGCTGCAGGGCGCACCGCAGGCGCTGGCGCTGGACGGCCAACTGGTGGCACTGGGGCAGCCGGCTGAAGATTTCGACGAATTGCTCTGGCAGGGCGCGCGTCTGTTGCGCCAGGCCGGTTGCGCGCGCAGCGGTTTTGCCCTCGGGCTGGCCCGTGGCGAGCCGCTGCCGCTGGGCGACGGCCTGTGGTGGCTGCACAGCGAGGCCAGTGTCGAGCGGCCTGGTCTGGCCTTCGTCACCCCGGCACAGCCGTTGACGTTTCGCGGTGAGGCGCTGCGTGGTCTGTTTTGCCTGGCCAGCCAGGGCGAAGCGCATCGTCAGGCGCTGGAGCGTTTGTGCGATGTACTGATCGGTGGCCGCGCGGCGGCGTTCAGTGAGGCCAGCGACAGCCGCCAGGTGATCGAGGCACTGGGCGGTGAGGTGCCGCCGGACTGGCCCAGCCTCAGTGTGCCGCTGCTCAATGCCCATGGCCTGCACGCGCGTCCGGCCAAGGTGCTGAGCGAGCTGGCGCAGGGTTTTGCTGGGGATATCCGCGTGCGCCTGCTTGGCGATGCGGGCGCCGGGGTCTCGGCCAAGAGCCTCAGTCGCCTGCTGGCGTTGGGTGCGCGGCGTGGCCAGATGCTCGAATTCAGCGCCGAACCGGCGATTGCCGAGCGCGCGCTGGCAGCCATTCGCGCGGCCCTGGAAAGCGGCCTGGGTGAAACGGTCGAACCGCTGAGCGAGGCATTGCCGGAAATGGCCGCGCAGTTGCAGACGCTCGAGGCTGTCGCTCCTGTCGCTGGAAGCCGTTTACTGGCAGTCGGCGCTTCGCCCGGTATCGCCATCGGCCCAGCATTGGTGCGCACGCCGCCAGTGTTTGATTTCACCGAGCAAGGCCTGGGTGTCGAGCAGGAACGAGCGCGACTGGCGTCAGCCCTGGCGGAGGTTGCCGCGCAGATTCAGCGCCTGGTCGACGGTGCTGGTATGGCGAGCATCCGCGAGATTTTCAGTGCCCATCTGGCCATGCTGGCTGACCCGGCGTTGCGCGAGGACGTTGATGCGCGCCTGGCCAAAGGGGCGAGCGCCGAAGCGGCCTGGCAGGGCGAGATCGAGACTGCGGCCACACGCCAGGAGGCGCTGCATGATCCGCTGCTGGCCGAGCGCGCGGCGGATCTGCGTGATATCGGCAACCGCGTGCTGGCGCATCTGTGTGGCGTGGAGCTGCCCAGCGAGCCGAACGAACCTTACATTCTGGTGATGGCCGAAGTGGTGCCGTCGGACGTCGCCAGCCTCGACCGTCAGCGCGTGGCGGGCATTCTGACCGCGCGCGGCGGTGCGACTGCACACAGCGCCATCATCGCCCGCGCTCTGGGGATTCCCGCCGTGGTTGGTGCCGGTGACGGCGTACTGGCCCTGGCGCAGGGCACGCCGCTGCTGCTCGACGGCGACAGCGGCCTGCTGCGTATCGCTCCGGATGTCGCCGAGCGTGATCAGGCACTCCGGGAGCGCGAGACGGCGCAGCAACGCCGTGAGCAGGCACATGCCGCGCGCTTCGAGGCGGCGCAGACCCGCGATGGTGTGCGCGTGGAAGTGGCGGCCAATATTGGCGCCAGTGGCGAAACCGCCGAAGCGGTGGAGCTGGGCGCGGAGGCGGTGGGCCTGCTGCGCACCGAGCTGGTATTCATGGAGCATGCCCAAGCGCCGGATCAGGCCGCGCAGGAGCGTGAGTACCGGCGTGTGCTCGATGCCCTGGACGGGCGCCCGCTGGTGGTGCGTACCCTGGATGTCGGCGGCGACAAGCCGCTGCCGTACTGGCCGATGCCGGCTGAGGAGAACCCTTTCCTTGGTGTGCGTGGCATTCGCCTGAGCCTGCAGCGCCCGGCGATTCTGGAAACCCAGTTGCGCGCCTTGCTCGCCTCGGCCGATGGCCGGCCGCTGCGCATCATGTTCCCCATGGTCGGCGCGGTGGAAGAGTGGCGCGCAGCGCGTGACATGGTGCAGCGTCTGCGTGAGGAGATCGCCGTCAGCGATCTGCAGGTCGGCATCATGATCGAAGTGCCCTCGGCAGCGCTGCTGGCGCCGGTACTGGCGCGCGAAGTGGACTTCTTCAGCATCGGCACCAACGACCTGACGCAATATTGCCTGGCCATCGACCGTGGCCATCCACAGCTGTCGGCGCAGGCCGATGGTCTGCATCCGGCGGTGCTGCGCCTGATCGAGATGACCGTGACCGCCGCCCACGCCCAGGGCAAGTGGGTGGGCGTTTGTGGTGAGCTGGCCAGCGACCGTTTGGCCGTGCCGCTGCTGGTCGGCCTGGGCGTGGACGAACTGAGCGTGACGCCGCGTTCGATGGCCCTGGTCAAGGCGCGCGTGCGTGAGCTGGACAGTCGCCAGGCGCGCACCCTGGCCGACCGCGCCCTGACCCTGGACAGTGCCAGCGCCGTGCGTGCGCTGGTGGCGGAGATGCACTGA
- the pfkB gene encoding 1-phosphofructokinase gives MARILTLTLNPALDLTLRLDRLHPGAVNRCHELRSHAAGKGLNVAQVLADLGHSLSVAGFLGRANAAPFESLMHKRGFHDLFVRVPGETRSNIKLAEADGCITDLNGPGPQVEAEHLQRLETELQPLLAGYDAVVVAGSLPRGVTPQWFAGLLRRIKASGVPLAVDSSGAALQAALGVAPWLIKPNEEELAEVCGSDLPTAVQRLRAQGIEHVLLSRGAEGVDWYGPGITLRAVPPRVEVVSTVGAGDSLLAASLHGLLAGWPAERTLRLATAVAAQAVTQIGFGIHDREQLARLEAAVQLHSIEQ, from the coding sequence ATGGCACGAATCCTGACCCTGACCCTGAATCCGGCGCTGGATCTGACCCTGCGCCTGGATCGCCTGCACCCCGGTGCGGTCAACCGCTGCCATGAGCTGCGCAGCCACGCCGCCGGCAAGGGGCTGAACGTCGCCCAGGTGCTGGCCGACCTTGGCCATAGCCTGAGCGTTGCTGGCTTTCTCGGGCGCGCCAACGCGGCGCCGTTCGAGAGCCTGATGCACAAGCGCGGTTTTCACGATCTGTTCGTCCGTGTGCCGGGCGAGACGCGCAGCAATATCAAACTGGCCGAGGCCGATGGCTGCATCACCGACCTCAATGGCCCAGGCCCGCAGGTCGAGGCCGAGCATCTGCAACGTCTGGAAACTGAGCTGCAGCCGCTGCTCGCCGGGTATGACGCCGTGGTGGTCGCCGGCAGCCTGCCGCGTGGGGTGACGCCGCAATGGTTCGCCGGCCTGCTGCGGCGGATCAAGGCCAGTGGCGTGCCGCTGGCGGTGGACAGCAGCGGTGCCGCGTTGCAGGCGGCCCTGGGCGTCGCGCCCTGGCTGATCAAACCCAATGAAGAAGAACTGGCCGAGGTCTGTGGCAGCGATCTGCCGACCGCCGTGCAGCGTCTGCGCGCGCAGGGCATCGAGCATGTGCTGCTGTCGCGTGGCGCCGAGGGCGTCGATTGGTATGGCCCGGGCATCACCCTGCGCGCTGTACCGCCGCGTGTCGAGGTGGTCAGCACGGTGGGTGCCGGTGACTCGCTGCTGGCCGCCAGCCTGCACGGCCTGCTCGCAGGCTGGCCGGCCGAACGCACCCTGCGCCTGGCCACCGCCGTGGCCGCGCAAGCGGTCACCCAGATCGGCTTCGGCATCCATGATCGCGAGCAGCTGGCCCGTCTCGAGGCGGCTGTGCAGTTGCACTCCATAGAACAATAA